From a region of the Streptacidiphilus albus JL83 genome:
- a CDS encoding Fur family transcriptional regulator: MTSPANQSSPARSTRQRTAVASLLAEVDDFRSAQELHDLLKHRGDSVGLTTVYRTLQSLADAGEIDVLRTDEGEAVYRRCSSGHHHHLVCRRCGRTVEVEGPAVERWAEGVAGEHGFVDIAHTLEIFGTCADCAAAAAEAGRDRP; this comes from the coding sequence GTGACGTCCCCCGCGAACCAGTCGTCCCCCGCACGGTCGACCCGGCAGCGCACGGCCGTCGCGTCGCTGCTCGCCGAGGTGGACGACTTCCGCAGCGCCCAGGAGCTGCACGACCTGCTCAAGCACCGGGGCGACTCGGTCGGGCTGACCACGGTCTACCGCACCCTCCAGTCGCTCGCCGACGCCGGTGAGATCGACGTCCTGCGCACCGACGAGGGCGAGGCGGTCTACCGCCGCTGCAGCAGCGGGCACCACCACCACCTGGTGTGCCGGCGCTGCGGGCGCACGGTGGAGGTGGAGGGCCCGGCCGTGGAGCGCTGGGCCGAGGGCGTGGCCGGCGAGCACGGCTTCGTGGACATCGCCCACACCCTGGAGATCTTCGGCACCTGCGCCGACTGCGCGGCGGCCGCCGCCGAGGCCGGCCGGGACCGGCCCTGA
- a CDS encoding NADAR family protein, with protein sequence MTEIPNPRPHPARTRSREELAALTAAGATPKWLMFWGHQPQRDGSIGPGSLSQWWPSPFTVDGVGYPTAEHWMMAGKARLFGDEAAVEPILAARTPAQAKNLGRLVRGFDEAGWDAARSELVVRGNVAKFGQDPALRAYLLGTGNRVLVEASPRDRVWGIGLGAADERATDPARWRGRNLLGFALMEARARLAAAAAGTDVR encoded by the coding sequence ATGACCGAGATCCCGAACCCACGTCCGCACCCGGCCCGGACCCGCAGCCGGGAGGAGCTGGCGGCGCTGACCGCCGCCGGGGCCACCCCGAAGTGGCTGATGTTCTGGGGCCACCAGCCGCAGCGGGACGGCAGCATCGGCCCGGGCTCGCTCAGCCAGTGGTGGCCCTCGCCGTTCACCGTGGACGGGGTCGGCTACCCGACCGCCGAGCACTGGATGATGGCCGGCAAGGCCCGGCTGTTCGGCGACGAGGCCGCGGTGGAGCCGATACTCGCCGCCCGGACGCCCGCCCAGGCCAAGAACCTGGGCCGGCTGGTACGCGGCTTCGACGAGGCCGGCTGGGACGCCGCCCGCTCCGAGCTGGTGGTGCGCGGCAACGTGGCCAAGTTCGGCCAGGACCCGGCCCTGCGGGCCTACCTGCTGGGCACCGGCAACCGGGTGCTGGTCGAGGCCAGCCCGCGCGACCGGGTCTGGGGCATCGGCCTGGGCGCGGCCGACGAGCGCGCCACCGACCCGGCCCGGTGGCGCGGCCGCAACCTGCTGGGCTTCGCCCTGATGGAGGCCCGCGCCCGGCTGGCCGCAGCGGCGGCGGGAACGGACGTCAGGTGA
- a CDS encoding isoprenyl transferase — protein sequence MATARRGLFGGKQREYLPPPPHPSGAQPPKLLGELVPEHVAIVMDGNGRWAKERGLPRTEGHKVGEGVVLDVLKGCLELGVKNLSLYAFSTENWKRSPEEVRFLMNFNRDVIHRRRDEMHAMGIRVRWAGRMPKLWKSVVQELQVAEEMTRDNDAMTLYMCVNYGGRAEIADAAAALAADVAAGRLDPKKVNEKTLAKYMYHHDMPDVDLFIRPSGEQRTSNFLLWQSAYAELVFQDVLWPDFDRRDLWRACEEFASRDRRYGGALPNETGSAAVLPEQPVR from the coding sequence ATGGCAACTGCACGACGCGGACTGTTCGGCGGCAAGCAGCGCGAGTACCTGCCCCCGCCGCCCCACCCCAGTGGCGCCCAGCCGCCGAAGCTCCTGGGCGAGCTGGTCCCCGAGCACGTCGCGATCGTGATGGACGGCAACGGCCGCTGGGCGAAGGAGCGCGGTCTGCCGCGCACCGAGGGGCACAAGGTCGGCGAGGGGGTCGTCCTCGACGTGCTCAAGGGCTGCCTGGAGCTGGGGGTCAAGAACCTCTCGCTCTACGCCTTCTCCACCGAGAACTGGAAGCGCTCGCCGGAGGAGGTGCGCTTCCTGATGAACTTCAACCGGGACGTGATCCACCGCCGCCGGGACGAGATGCACGCGATGGGCATCCGGGTCCGCTGGGCCGGACGGATGCCCAAGCTGTGGAAGAGCGTCGTCCAGGAGCTCCAGGTCGCCGAGGAGATGACCCGCGACAACGACGCGATGACGCTGTACATGTGCGTCAACTACGGCGGCCGGGCCGAGATCGCGGACGCGGCGGCGGCGCTGGCGGCCGATGTGGCGGCCGGTCGGCTGGACCCGAAGAAGGTCAACGAGAAGACCCTCGCCAAGTACATGTACCACCACGACATGCCGGACGTGGACCTGTTCATCCGCCCCAGCGGCGAGCAGCGGACCTCGAACTTCCTGCTCTGGCAGTCGGCCTACGCGGAGCTGGTGTTCCAGGACGTGCTCTGGCCCGACTTCGACCGCCGGGACCTGTGGCGGGCCTGCGAGGAGTTCGCCTCCCGCGACCGCCGGTACGGCGGGGCGCTGCCCAACGAGACCGGTTCGGCCGCGGTGCTGCCGGAGCAGCCGGTTCGCTGA
- a CDS encoding sensor histidine kinase produces MATTTTAARPGRGSPWRTALRVTYAPFSRRAWRDTGFLAAGVPLALPVAGVVTLLSVDVIGWELLAVCVGLLLALPLLTGLQRDRFRSLLDLEIPATADREGRWLGPGTLRWLRSDTTWRQFGYHLVAGPLVSAGAVGVLAGWTGGLVYTTVYGWAWLAPEGSLVNQSNGRPQYWLTVSGLLLLWLTPWVAALVVAVDKRAAAALLGPNRARELQRRVESLAESRSEVVDAADAERRRIERDLHDGAQQRLVSLAMNLGLAKRMLKNLSAEEQAARAMAVIDEAHLEAQAAIVELRDLVRGLHPAVLEDRGLDAALSGIAARAPLPVRLTVELPQRAAPAVEAVAYFVVSEALTNIAKHARASRAEVTVRQTRPRRTDQRRTDQRLGGARLLITVRDDGIGGADASRGSGLEGLRQRAASVDGTLTITSPSGGPTVLTVELPCEL; encoded by the coding sequence ATGGCAACCACCACCACCGCGGCCCGGCCCGGCCGCGGATCCCCCTGGCGCACCGCCCTGCGGGTGACCTACGCCCCCTTCAGCCGGCGTGCCTGGCGGGACACGGGCTTCCTCGCCGCCGGAGTGCCGCTGGCGCTGCCGGTGGCGGGCGTGGTCACGCTGCTCTCGGTCGACGTCATCGGCTGGGAGCTGCTCGCGGTCTGCGTCGGGCTGCTGCTGGCGCTGCCGCTGCTGACCGGGCTGCAGCGGGACCGGTTCCGCTCCCTGCTGGACCTGGAGATACCCGCCACCGCCGACCGCGAGGGCCGGTGGCTCGGCCCGGGAACGCTGCGCTGGCTGCGCTCCGACACCACCTGGCGGCAGTTCGGCTACCACCTGGTGGCCGGACCGCTGGTCTCCGCAGGCGCGGTGGGCGTCCTCGCCGGCTGGACCGGCGGGCTGGTCTACACGACCGTCTACGGCTGGGCCTGGTTGGCGCCGGAGGGCAGCCTGGTCAACCAGTCGAACGGACGGCCGCAGTACTGGCTGACCGTGTCCGGGCTGCTGCTGCTGTGGCTGACGCCCTGGGTGGCCGCGCTGGTGGTCGCGGTCGACAAGCGGGCCGCCGCCGCGCTGCTCGGCCCCAACCGGGCCCGGGAGCTGCAGCGCAGGGTGGAATCGCTGGCCGAGAGCCGGAGCGAGGTGGTGGACGCCGCCGACGCCGAGCGGCGGCGGATCGAGCGCGACCTCCACGACGGCGCCCAGCAGCGGCTGGTGTCGCTGGCGATGAACCTGGGCCTGGCCAAGCGGATGCTGAAGAACCTCTCGGCCGAGGAGCAGGCGGCGCGAGCCATGGCGGTGATCGACGAGGCGCACCTGGAGGCCCAGGCCGCCATCGTCGAACTGCGCGACCTGGTCCGCGGGCTGCACCCGGCGGTACTGGAGGACCGGGGCCTGGACGCGGCACTGTCCGGCATCGCCGCCCGCGCACCGCTGCCGGTCCGGCTCACCGTGGAACTGCCGCAGCGGGCCGCGCCGGCGGTCGAGGCGGTCGCCTACTTCGTGGTCTCGGAGGCGCTGACCAACATCGCCAAGCACGCCCGCGCCTCGCGGGCCGAGGTCACCGTACGGCAGACTCGCCCACGGCGGACCGACCAACGGCGGACCGACCAAAGGCTGGGCGGCGCCCGGCTGCTGATCACCGTCCGGGACGACGGCATCGGCGGCGCGGACGCGAGCCGGGGCAGCGGGCTCGAAGGCCTCCGGCAGCGCGCCGCCTCCGTGGACGGCACCCTGACCATCACCAGCCCCTCCGGGGGCCCGACCGTTCTGACTGTGGAGTTGCCATGCGAGCTGTGA
- a CDS encoding DUF4097 family beta strand repeat-containing protein, with amino-acid sequence MNRRRGWQALALTTGLVVALASSLLWLRGVVQQQYDHTAVYRQQLTALTVDATSAEIEIDQGPVGQVTVDQQLTWTTTRPTVEIDHAPGSMRIVVQCNDYGPISSFGCGVQLRIEVPPTASVTANSDSGQLTARQLTGPLNLQSDSGDIELDGVSGRVQVLTTSGPINGNRLLSTDVDAESSSGPIDLGFAGAPLRVRAKTTSGPIELDLPPGSHYRVSGGSTSGPRDVQNGLADPSAPGSVRADSTSGPVDIT; translated from the coding sequence GTGAACCGGCGGCGGGGCTGGCAGGCGCTGGCGCTGACCACCGGCCTGGTGGTGGCGCTGGCCAGCAGCCTGCTGTGGCTGCGCGGCGTGGTGCAGCAGCAGTACGACCACACCGCCGTCTACCGGCAGCAGCTGACCGCACTGACCGTCGACGCGACCTCCGCCGAGATCGAGATCGACCAGGGACCGGTCGGCCAGGTCACCGTGGACCAGCAGCTGACCTGGACCACCACCCGGCCCACGGTGGAGATCGACCACGCCCCCGGCAGCATGCGGATCGTCGTCCAGTGCAACGACTACGGCCCGATCTCCTCCTTCGGCTGCGGGGTCCAGCTGCGGATCGAGGTGCCGCCGACGGCCTCGGTGACCGCGAACTCGGACTCCGGGCAGCTCACCGCCCGGCAGCTGACCGGACCGCTCAACCTCCAGTCCGACTCCGGCGACATCGAACTCGACGGGGTCAGCGGCCGGGTGCAGGTGCTGACCACCTCGGGCCCGATCAACGGCAACCGGCTGCTGAGCACCGACGTCGACGCGGAGAGCAGCTCGGGCCCGATCGACCTGGGCTTCGCCGGGGCGCCGCTGCGGGTGCGGGCGAAGACCACCTCGGGCCCGATCGAGCTGGACCTGCCGCCGGGCAGCCACTACCGGGTCAGCGGCGGCTCCACCTCCGGCCCGCGCGACGTCCAGAACGGGCTGGCCGACCCCTCGGCGCCCGGCTCCGTCAGGGCCGACAGCACCTCGGGCCCGGTCGACATCACCTGA
- a CDS encoding response regulator transcription factor — MRAVIAEDSVLLRVGLVKVLEAVGYEVVAAVGEAEELLTVVAGLRPDVVVTDVRMPPSFTDEGVRAALMIRRQWPDTAVLLLSQYVEERYAVDLLSGNTRGVGYLLKERVANVDDFLDALERVAGGGTALDPEVVSQLLLRRQSGPLDSLTPREREVLGRMAEGLSNVAIAQALVVSESAVAKHINSIFTKLRLSPTEGEHRRVMAVLRFLDNT; from the coding sequence ATGCGAGCTGTGATCGCCGAGGACTCGGTCCTGCTGCGGGTCGGACTGGTCAAGGTCCTGGAGGCGGTCGGCTACGAGGTCGTGGCCGCGGTCGGCGAGGCCGAGGAGCTGCTGACGGTCGTCGCCGGGCTGCGGCCGGACGTGGTGGTGACGGACGTCCGGATGCCGCCCAGCTTCACCGACGAGGGCGTCCGCGCCGCCCTGATGATCCGCCGTCAGTGGCCGGACACGGCGGTGCTGCTGCTCTCCCAGTACGTCGAGGAGCGCTACGCGGTCGACCTGCTGTCCGGCAACACCCGGGGCGTGGGCTACCTGCTCAAGGAGCGGGTCGCCAATGTCGACGACTTCCTCGACGCCCTGGAGCGGGTCGCCGGCGGCGGCACCGCGCTGGACCCGGAGGTGGTCTCCCAGCTGCTGCTGCGGCGGCAGAGCGGCCCGCTGGACTCGCTCACCCCGCGTGAGCGCGAGGTGCTGGGGCGGATGGCCGAGGGGCTGTCCAATGTGGCGATAGCCCAGGCGCTGGTGGTCAGCGAGAGCGCGGTGGCGAAGCACATCAACAGCATCTTCACCAAGCTCCGGCTCTCCCCGACCGAGGGCGAGCACCGTCGGGTGATGGCCGTGCTGCGCTTCCTGGACAACACGTGA
- the recO gene encoding DNA repair protein RecO, with protein MTLIRDDGVVLRTQKLGEADRIITLLTRQHGRVRAVARGVRRTKSKFGARLEPFSHVDVQFFSRGEEIVGRHLALCTQVETISPYGGRIVADYPSYTAATAMLETAERFTENEGEPAVQQYLLLIGALRTLAAGEHAPSLVLDAFLLRSLSVNGYAPSFDDCAKCGLPGPNRFFSIQTGGVLCHDCRVPGSVVPSPETMELLGALLSGDWETADACEERHCREGSGLVAAYVQWHLERGLRSLKYVDRLPGPVSRAGRS; from the coding sequence ATGACCCTCATCCGCGACGACGGCGTGGTGCTCCGGACCCAGAAGCTGGGTGAGGCGGACCGCATCATCACCCTGCTCACCCGCCAGCACGGCCGGGTGCGCGCGGTCGCCCGCGGAGTGCGCCGCACCAAGTCCAAGTTCGGCGCCCGGCTGGAGCCCTTCTCCCATGTCGACGTCCAGTTCTTCTCGCGCGGCGAGGAGATCGTCGGCCGCCATCTGGCGCTCTGCACCCAGGTCGAGACGATCTCGCCGTACGGCGGGCGGATAGTGGCGGACTACCCCAGCTACACCGCCGCCACCGCGATGCTGGAGACCGCCGAGCGGTTCACCGAGAACGAGGGGGAGCCGGCGGTCCAGCAGTACCTGCTGCTGATCGGCGCGCTGCGCACGCTCGCCGCCGGCGAGCACGCCCCCTCGCTGGTCCTGGACGCCTTCCTGCTGCGCTCGCTGTCGGTGAACGGCTACGCGCCGAGCTTCGACGACTGCGCCAAGTGCGGACTGCCCGGACCCAACCGTTTCTTCTCGATCCAGACCGGCGGGGTACTCTGCCACGACTGCCGGGTACCCGGCAGTGTCGTACCCTCCCCTGAGACAATGGAACTGCTGGGGGCGCTGCTCTCCGGCGACTGGGAGACGGCGGACGCCTGCGAGGAACGCCACTGCCGCGAGGGCAGCGGGCTCGTCGCCGCGTACGTCCAATGGCATCTGGAGCGGGGACTGCGGTCCCTGAAGTACGTCGACCGTCTGCCCGGCCCGGTGAGCCGGGCCGGCCGGAGCTAG
- a CDS encoding M4 family metallopeptidase produces the protein MPTIHPQPSPHFCGIIPPHMLEHLARSPEEDLREAARRSLALDAHNREQRALTALRTLAPAPPPAAPPTAPGSAPSPQRTIHDAGHHARLPGPAVRAEGSAPIADESADRAYEGLGATFDFFLGAYGRRSVDGLGLPLVATVHYGVRYDNAFWNGSQMVFGDGDGRVFNDFTASLDVIAHELAHGVTQYTANLDYRGQSGALNESLSDVFGSLVKQYALGQTAEQADWLIGAELLAPGVHGIALRSLKAPGTAYDDPDLGRDPQPATMAGYVRTAADNGGVHLNSGIPNRAFQLAATALGGHAWERAGQIWYDVLTGGALAATADFAAFAAATAGAARERYGEGPEFRAVREAWAEVGVRAEVEVTSVTDLAGAAPPATWN, from the coding sequence ATGCCGACAATTCACCCACAGCCTTCACCCCATTTCTGCGGAATCATCCCGCCGCACATGTTGGAGCACCTGGCCCGCTCACCCGAGGAGGACCTCCGCGAGGCGGCCCGGAGATCACTCGCACTGGACGCGCACAACCGGGAGCAGCGCGCCCTCACCGCGCTCCGCACGCTCGCCCCCGCGCCGCCACCGGCCGCCCCGCCGACCGCGCCCGGGTCCGCCCCCTCGCCGCAGCGCACCATCCACGACGCCGGGCACCACGCCCGGCTGCCGGGCCCCGCCGTCCGCGCCGAGGGCTCCGCCCCGATCGCGGACGAGTCGGCCGACCGGGCCTACGAGGGACTCGGCGCCACCTTCGACTTCTTCCTCGGCGCCTACGGCCGCCGCTCCGTCGACGGCCTCGGCCTGCCGCTGGTCGCCACCGTCCACTACGGCGTGCGCTACGACAACGCCTTCTGGAACGGCTCGCAGATGGTCTTCGGCGACGGCGACGGCCGGGTCTTCAACGACTTCACCGCCTCGCTGGACGTCATCGCCCACGAACTGGCGCACGGCGTCACCCAGTACACCGCCAACCTCGACTACCGGGGCCAGTCCGGGGCGCTCAACGAGTCGCTGTCGGACGTCTTCGGCTCGCTGGTCAAGCAGTACGCCCTCGGCCAGACCGCCGAGCAGGCCGACTGGCTGATCGGCGCCGAGTTGCTGGCACCGGGCGTGCACGGGATCGCGCTGCGCTCGCTGAAGGCCCCGGGAACCGCCTACGACGACCCGGACCTGGGCCGGGACCCGCAGCCGGCCACCATGGCCGGCTATGTCCGCACGGCCGCCGACAACGGCGGGGTCCACCTCAACTCCGGCATCCCCAACCGCGCCTTCCAGCTGGCCGCGACCGCCCTCGGCGGCCACGCCTGGGAACGCGCCGGGCAGATCTGGTACGACGTGCTGACCGGCGGCGCACTCGCCGCCACCGCCGACTTCGCGGCCTTCGCCGCCGCCACCGCCGGCGCCGCGCGCGAGCGCTACGGCGAGGGACCGGAGTTCCGGGCGGTGCGCGAGGCCTGGGCCGAGGTCGGGGTCAGGGCCGAGGTGGAAGTGACCAGTGTGACGGATCTTGCGGGCGCCGCACCCCCGGCCACCTGGAATTAA
- a CDS encoding glycine--tRNA ligase, with amino-acid sequence MAADKIDTIVSLSKRRGFVYPCSEIYGGQKAAWDYGPLGVELKENIKRQWWRNMVTGREDVVGLDSSVILAREVWEASGHVATFSDPLTECTSCHKRYRADHLEEAYEAKHGHVPANGLADINCPNCGNKGGFTDPKPMSGMLETHLGAFNAGDPAGRAYLRPETAQGIFVNFAAVQQTSRKKPPFGIAQTGKSFRNEITPGNFIFRTREFEQMEMEFFVKPGEDDQWFEYWKQERWNWYTDLGLREENMRFYEHAKEKLSHYSKATVDIEYRFQFGGNEFGELEGIANRTDYDLTQHSEHSGQDLKYFDQESNERWFPYVIEPAAGVNRAMLAFMLDAYREDEAPNAKGVMEKRVVMRLDPRLAPVKVAVLPLSRNAALSPKARGLAADLRKHWNVEFDDAGAIGRRYRRQDEIGTPFCITVDFETLDDNAVTVRERDTMEQQRISLDQVEGFLAGKLLGC; translated from the coding sequence GTGGCCGCCGACAAGATCGACACCATCGTCAGCCTGAGCAAGCGCCGTGGCTTCGTCTATCCCTGCAGCGAGATCTACGGCGGCCAGAAGGCCGCCTGGGACTACGGTCCGCTGGGTGTCGAGCTGAAGGAGAACATCAAGCGGCAGTGGTGGCGCAACATGGTCACCGGCCGTGAGGACGTGGTCGGCCTCGACTCGTCCGTGATCCTGGCCCGCGAGGTCTGGGAGGCCAGCGGCCACGTCGCGACCTTCAGCGACCCGCTCACCGAGTGCACCTCCTGTCACAAGCGCTACCGCGCGGACCACCTGGAGGAGGCGTACGAGGCCAAGCACGGCCACGTCCCCGCCAACGGGCTGGCCGACATCAACTGCCCGAACTGCGGCAACAAGGGCGGCTTCACCGACCCCAAGCCGATGTCCGGGATGCTGGAGACCCACCTCGGCGCGTTCAACGCCGGCGACCCGGCCGGCCGCGCCTACCTGCGCCCGGAGACGGCCCAGGGCATCTTCGTCAACTTCGCCGCGGTGCAGCAGACCTCGCGCAAGAAGCCGCCGTTCGGCATCGCCCAGACCGGCAAGAGCTTCCGCAACGAGATCACGCCCGGCAACTTCATCTTCCGCACCCGCGAGTTCGAGCAGATGGAGATGGAGTTCTTCGTCAAGCCCGGCGAGGACGACCAGTGGTTCGAGTACTGGAAGCAGGAGCGCTGGAACTGGTACACGGACCTCGGGCTGCGCGAGGAGAACATGCGCTTCTACGAGCACGCCAAGGAGAAGCTCTCGCACTACTCCAAGGCCACCGTGGACATCGAGTACCGCTTCCAGTTCGGCGGCAACGAGTTCGGTGAGCTGGAGGGCATCGCCAACCGCACCGACTACGACCTGACCCAGCACTCGGAGCACTCCGGCCAGGACCTCAAGTACTTCGACCAGGAGTCCAACGAGCGCTGGTTCCCGTACGTCATCGAGCCGGCGGCCGGTGTCAACCGCGCCATGCTGGCGTTCATGCTCGACGCCTACCGTGAGGACGAGGCGCCGAACGCCAAGGGCGTCATGGAGAAGCGCGTCGTGATGCGGCTCGACCCGCGGCTGGCGCCGGTCAAGGTCGCGGTGCTGCCGCTGTCGCGCAACGCCGCGCTCTCGCCCAAGGCCCGCGGCCTGGCGGCGGACCTGCGCAAGCACTGGAACGTCGAGTTCGACGACGCCGGTGCGATCGGCCGCCGCTACCGTCGCCAGGACGAGATCGGCACGCCGTTCTGCATCACGGTCGACTTCGAGACCCTGGACGACAACGCGGTGACCGTGCGCGAGCGCGACACCATGGAGCAGCAGCGGATCTCGCTGGACCAGGTCGAGGGCTTCCTGGCCGGCAAGCTGCTGGGCTGCTGA
- the leuA gene encoding 2-isopropylmalate synthase: protein MSDTQQPAAEQRPFVERPTPITAASVRQQPSRMPYQRYVPFGTIDLPDRTWPGKVISKAPRWLSTDLRDGNQALIDPMSPARKRAMFDLLVRMGYKEIEVGFPSSGATDFDFVRSIIEEGAIPEDVTISVLTQAREDLIARTVESLIGAPRATVHLYNATSPLFRRVVFKASKDDIKHIAVDGTRLVMEYAEKLLGEDTVFGYQYSPEIFIDTELDYALEVCEAVMDVWQPGEGREIILNLPTTVERSTPNVYADKIEWMSRNLSRREFVALSSHPHNDRGTGVASAELALMAGADRVEGCLFGQGERTGNLDLVNVGMNLFSQGVDPMIDFSEIDEIRRTYEYCNQMVVPERHPYAGDLVYTSFSGSHQDAIKKGFDALEADAAAAGHPVGEHTWGVPYLPIDPKDVGRSYEAVIRVNSQSGKGGIAYVLKNDHKLDLPRRMQIEFSKIIQLKTDSEGGEVTPAQIWSAFEDEYLPTPDAPWGRIQLGGYQIGTTPEGKDTIAVEAVVDGAPVTLSGTGDGPIDAFFASLAAIGVDARLLDYVEHTMSQGSGAQAASYWECAVDGKVLWGVGIDTSIVRASIKAVVSAVNRAQRN, encoded by the coding sequence ATGTCCGACACCCAGCAGCCCGCAGCCGAGCAGCGCCCCTTCGTCGAGCGGCCCACTCCGATCACCGCGGCCTCGGTCCGTCAACAGCCCTCCAGGATGCCGTACCAGCGGTACGTACCCTTCGGCACCATCGACCTGCCGGACCGCACCTGGCCGGGCAAGGTCATCTCCAAGGCCCCGCGCTGGCTGTCCACCGACCTGCGGGACGGCAACCAGGCCCTGATCGACCCGATGTCGCCGGCCCGCAAGCGGGCCATGTTCGACCTGCTGGTGCGGATGGGCTACAAGGAGATCGAGGTCGGCTTCCCCTCCTCCGGTGCGACCGACTTCGACTTCGTGCGCTCCATCATCGAGGAGGGCGCGATCCCCGAGGACGTCACCATCAGCGTGCTGACCCAGGCCCGCGAGGACCTGATCGCCCGCACGGTGGAGTCCCTGATCGGCGCCCCCCGGGCCACCGTCCACCTGTACAACGCCACCTCGCCGCTGTTCCGCCGGGTCGTCTTCAAGGCCTCCAAGGACGACATCAAGCACATCGCGGTGGACGGCACCCGACTGGTGATGGAGTACGCCGAGAAGCTGCTGGGCGAGGACACGGTCTTCGGCTACCAGTACTCGCCGGAGATCTTCATCGACACCGAGCTGGACTACGCGCTGGAGGTCTGCGAGGCGGTGATGGACGTCTGGCAGCCCGGCGAGGGCCGCGAGATCATCCTCAACCTGCCGACCACGGTGGAGCGGTCCACCCCCAACGTCTACGCCGACAAGATCGAGTGGATGTCGCGGAACCTGTCCCGCCGCGAGTTCGTCGCGCTGTCCAGCCACCCCCACAACGACCGGGGCACCGGCGTCGCCTCCGCCGAGCTGGCGCTGATGGCCGGCGCGGACCGGGTCGAGGGCTGCCTGTTCGGCCAGGGCGAGCGCACCGGCAACCTGGACCTGGTCAACGTCGGGATGAACCTGTTCTCCCAGGGCGTCGACCCGATGATCGACTTCTCGGAGATCGACGAGATCCGTCGCACCTACGAGTACTGCAACCAGATGGTCGTGCCGGAGCGCCACCCCTACGCCGGCGACCTGGTCTACACGTCCTTCTCCGGCTCCCACCAGGACGCCATCAAGAAGGGCTTCGACGCGCTGGAGGCCGACGCCGCGGCGGCCGGCCACCCGGTCGGCGAGCACACCTGGGGCGTGCCCTACCTGCCGATCGACCCCAAGGACGTCGGCCGCTCCTACGAGGCCGTGATCCGGGTCAACAGCCAGTCCGGCAAGGGCGGCATCGCCTACGTCCTGAAGAACGACCACAAGCTGGACCTGCCGCGCCGGATGCAGATCGAGTTCTCGAAGATCATCCAGCTGAAGACCGACAGCGAGGGCGGCGAGGTCACCCCGGCGCAGATCTGGTCGGCCTTCGAGGACGAGTACCTGCCCACCCCGGACGCCCCCTGGGGCCGGATCCAGCTGGGCGGCTACCAGATCGGCACCACCCCCGAGGGCAAGGACACCATCGCGGTCGAGGCCGTGGTGGACGGCGCCCCGGTCACCCTGAGCGGCACCGGCGACGGCCCGATCGACGCCTTCTTCGCCTCGCTGGCCGCGATCGGCGTCGACGCCCGACTGCTGGACTACGTCGAGCACACCATGAGCCAGGGCTCCGGCGCCCAGGCCGCCTCCTACTGGGAGTGCGCCGTGGACGGCAAAGTGCTGTGGGGCGTCGGCATCGACACCAGCATCGTCCGGGCCTCGATCAAGGCCGTGGTGAGCGCCGTCAACCGGGCGCAGCGCAACTGA
- a CDS encoding protealysin inhibitor emfourin: MRIQVTRDGGVTGVERQAALDTEGRPDAPHIHALAREVLGSGTRSPSFGVPDGFHYAITVDGRATVHCTEPQLTDGQRDLVGLVLSQGTPVSVDS, translated from the coding sequence ATGCGTATCCAGGTCACCCGCGACGGCGGCGTCACCGGTGTCGAGCGCCAGGCCGCGCTCGACACCGAGGGGCGCCCCGATGCCCCTCACATCCACGCCCTGGCCAGGGAGGTCCTCGGCTCCGGCACCCGGTCGCCCAGCTTCGGCGTACCGGACGGCTTCCACTACGCCATCACCGTGGACGGGCGTGCCACCGTGCACTGCACCGAGCCGCAGTTGACGGACGGCCAGCGCGACCTGGTCGGGCTGGTGCTGAGCCAGGGGACCCCGGTGTCCGTGGACAGCTGA